In Vidua macroura isolate BioBank_ID:100142 chromosome 7, ASM2450914v1, whole genome shotgun sequence, a single genomic region encodes these proteins:
- the TMEM198 gene encoding transmembrane protein 198 isoform X1, protein MPLPGVPRAMTATVQTLRFKLLPHEPGQEWGHSCQQEIERRYQVVPSVVCAMCCLFGIIYCFFGYRCFKAVMFLTGLMFGSIIIFMLCYKERVLDTQLSVEASVGIGLGIGVLCGLVTMLVRSVGLFMVGLLLGLLLAVATLVVMEQFYHPPTVWIPIALLLGVGMLFAVLTLQWQRFFTTLSTAVFGSAIMTVTVDYFIELFLLVQYIYERIKVAPARPVCWYSWVILGIWPLLTTLGVLVQWKVTAEGYSHTEVIISRQQRRVQLMRIKQREDRKEKKKKRRPHHPPPHQHKAHPPEPAYRRKPNPVRRFDGDVLSPVSPAARSYIQSFRERQTGPSLNSLIASSHAVVDLDYDCSSTVPLTSGSGPAVRV, encoded by the exons ATGCCTCTCCCAGGAGTCCCCAGAGCCATGACTGCAACTGTGCAGACGCTGCGGTTCAAGCTGCTGCCGCACGAGCCAGGCCAGGAGtgggggcacagctgccagcaggaaaTTGAGCGTCGCTACCAGGTGGTGCCCTCAGTGGTGTGCGCCATGTGCTGCCTTTTTGGCATCATCTACTGCTTCTTCG GCTACCGCTGCTTCAAGGCTGTCATGTTCCTCACGGGGCTGATGTTCGGCTCTATCATCATCTTCATGCTGTGCTACAAGGAGCGGGTGCTGGACACACAGCTGAGCGTGGAGGCCTCAGTGGGCATTGGGTTGGGCATTGGAGTCTTGTGTGGGCTGGTCACCATGCTGGTGCGCAGCGTTGGCCTCTTCAtggtggggctgctcctggggctgctgctggcggTGGCCACGCTGGTGGTGATGGAGCAATTCTACCACCCACCAACGGTGTGGATCCCCATCGCACTGCTCTTGGGTGTGGGGATGCTCTTTGCTGTCCTGACACTGCAGTGGCAGCGCTTCTTCACCACCCTCTCCACCGCCGTCTTCGGTAGCGCCATCATGACCGTCACTGTCGACTACTTCATCGAGCTCTTCCTCCTGGTGCAGTACATCTATGAGCGCATCAAGGTGGCCCCTGCTCGCCCCGTGTGCTGGTACAGCTGGGTCATCCTGGGCATCTGGCCGCTCCTCACCACACTGGGTGtcctggtccagtggaaggtcACAGCCGAGGGCTACTCCCATACAGAAG TGATCATCAGCCGGCAGCAGCGCCGCGTGCAACTGATGCGCATCAAGCAGCGGGAAGACcgaaaggagaagaagaagaagcgGAGACCCCACCACCCACCACCCCACCAGCACAAAGCCCACCCCCCCGAGCCTGCTTACCGCCGCAAGCCCAACCCTGTGCGCCGCTTTGATGGGGACGTGCTCTCCCCCGTGAGTCCTGCAGCCAGG AGCTACATCCAGAGTTTCCGAGAGCGGCAGACAGGACCATCGCTGAACAGCCTCATCGCCAGCTCCCATGCCGTGGTGGACCTGGACTATGACTGCAGCTCCACCGTGCCCCTCACCTCGGGTTCTGGCCCCGCTGTGAGGGTATAA
- the TMEM198 gene encoding transmembrane protein 198 isoform X2, with the protein MPLPGVPRAMTATVQTLRFKLLPHEPGQEWGHSCQQEIERRYQVVPSVVCAMCCLFGIIYCFFGYRCFKAVMFLTGLMFGSIIIFMLCYKERVLDTQLSVEASVGIGLGIGVLCGLVTMLVRSVGLFMVGLLLGLLLAVATLVVMEQFYHPPTVWIPIALLLGVGMLFAVLTLQWQRFFTTLSTAVFGSAIMTVTVDYFIELFLLVQYIYERIKVAPARPVCWYSWVILGIWPLLTTLGVLVQWKVTAEGYSHTEVIISRQQRRVQLMRIKQREDRKEKKKKRRPHHPPPHQHKAHPPEPAYRRKPNPVRRFDGDVLSPSYIQSFRERQTGPSLNSLIASSHAVVDLDYDCSSTVPLTSGSGPAVRV; encoded by the exons ATGCCTCTCCCAGGAGTCCCCAGAGCCATGACTGCAACTGTGCAGACGCTGCGGTTCAAGCTGCTGCCGCACGAGCCAGGCCAGGAGtgggggcacagctgccagcaggaaaTTGAGCGTCGCTACCAGGTGGTGCCCTCAGTGGTGTGCGCCATGTGCTGCCTTTTTGGCATCATCTACTGCTTCTTCG GCTACCGCTGCTTCAAGGCTGTCATGTTCCTCACGGGGCTGATGTTCGGCTCTATCATCATCTTCATGCTGTGCTACAAGGAGCGGGTGCTGGACACACAGCTGAGCGTGGAGGCCTCAGTGGGCATTGGGTTGGGCATTGGAGTCTTGTGTGGGCTGGTCACCATGCTGGTGCGCAGCGTTGGCCTCTTCAtggtggggctgctcctggggctgctgctggcggTGGCCACGCTGGTGGTGATGGAGCAATTCTACCACCCACCAACGGTGTGGATCCCCATCGCACTGCTCTTGGGTGTGGGGATGCTCTTTGCTGTCCTGACACTGCAGTGGCAGCGCTTCTTCACCACCCTCTCCACCGCCGTCTTCGGTAGCGCCATCATGACCGTCACTGTCGACTACTTCATCGAGCTCTTCCTCCTGGTGCAGTACATCTATGAGCGCATCAAGGTGGCCCCTGCTCGCCCCGTGTGCTGGTACAGCTGGGTCATCCTGGGCATCTGGCCGCTCCTCACCACACTGGGTGtcctggtccagtggaaggtcACAGCCGAGGGCTACTCCCATACAGAAG TGATCATCAGCCGGCAGCAGCGCCGCGTGCAACTGATGCGCATCAAGCAGCGGGAAGACcgaaaggagaagaagaagaagcgGAGACCCCACCACCCACCACCCCACCAGCACAAAGCCCACCCCCCCGAGCCTGCTTACCGCCGCAAGCCCAACCCTGTGCGCCGCTTTGATGGGGACGTGCTCTCCCCC AGCTACATCCAGAGTTTCCGAGAGCGGCAGACAGGACCATCGCTGAACAGCCTCATCGCCAGCTCCCATGCCGTGGTGGACCTGGACTATGACTGCAGCTCCACCGTGCCCCTCACCTCGGGTTCTGGCCCCGCTGTGAGGGTATAA
- the CHPF gene encoding chondroitin sulfate synthase 2 has protein sequence MRLSLVLSVLRPAGPVAIGVSLGFTLSLLSVTWVEEPCGPPPRPATRPHPDGGPAPPPGPANGNAARRPNAVPAALGADNWEPRVVPYRPPSPGRAAKKAVRTRYISTELGMRQRLFVGVLTSKNTLNTLGVAVNRTLAHRLERLVYFTGTRGRKVPHGMTVVTHSDERPIWNMYQTVRYLLDHYVNDFDWFFLVQDDTYTEAHRISRLVAHLSIDTHLYLGRPEEFIGGDTEGRYCYGGFGYLLSRSLLLLLQQHLESCRNDILSARPDEWLGRCIIDYTGVSCAEEHEGLHYHYFELGKNADPERETDLRFQSAFTVHPVLDPLQMYRLHKYFAQVELERTYQEIQQLQMEIQNASSLSVDGDHIATWPIGIPPPFQPKTRFEVLRWDYFTEEQVYACVDGSPKCELHGADLADVADVVATAMEELNRKYQPVLHIRKQQLVNGYRRFDPTRGMEYTLDLQVEVVTQKGHSRSVTKRVHLVRPLSEVEIIPMPYVTEASRINVILPLTAHDRDYAARFLEAYAAAAFESSENAVLTFLFIYDPFEAQQVTQNDIFASVKSQITEYERKYAEVKIPWISVKTDAPSQIKVMDIISKKHPVDTLFFVAGVGTEVTVDFLNRCRMNTINNWQVFFPIHFQGYNPAIAYHNQVPPTTLDLLRDMGRFDRDVFHEACFYNADYMAARTRMAGDVQENEDILETLDIYDMFIKYSNLHVFRAVEPALLQHYRHQACNPRLSEDIYHRCVQSSLEGVGSRSQLAMVLFEQEQGNST, from the exons ATGCGGCTGTCGCTGGTGTTGTCGGTGCTGCGGCCCGCCGGGCCCGTCGCCATCGGCGTCTCGCTGGGCTTCACCCTCAGCCTGCTCAGCGTCACTTGGGTGGAGGAGCCCTGcgggccgccgccgcgccccgccaCCCGCCCGCACCCGGACGGCGGCCCCGCGCCACCCCCTGGCCCCGCCAACGGCAACGCGGCGCGCAGGCCCAACGCCGTGCCCGCCGCGCTGGGCGCTGACAACTGGGAGCCCCGCGTCGTGCCCTACCGCCCGCCCAGCCCCGGCAGGGCCGCCAAGAAGGCCGTCAG GACCCGGTACATTAGCACCGAGCTGGGGATGCGGCAGCGGCTCTTTGTGGGTGTGCTGACCTCCAAGAACACGCTGAACACACTGGGGGTGGCTGTCAACCGCACGCTGGCCCACCGCCTGGAGCGCCTGGTGTACTTCACTGGCACACGGGGCCGCAAGGTGCCCCATGGCATGACGGTGGTGACACACAGTGACGAGCGGCCCATCTGGAACATGTACCAGACCGTCAGGTACCTTCTGGACCACTATGTGAACGATTTCGACTGGTTCTTCCTGGTGCAGGATGATACCTACACGGAGGCGCACCGCATCAGCCGCCTGGTTGCCCACCTCAGCATTGACACCCACCTCTACCTGGGTCGTCCTGAGGAGTTCATTggtggggacactgagggacgTTATTGCTATGGAGGGTTTGGCTACTTGCTGTCGcgcagcctcctcctgctcctgcagcagcacctggagagctgccgCAATGACATCCTCAGTGCCCGGCCTGATGAGTGGCTGGGCCGCTGCATCATTGACTACACAGGTGTCAGCTGTGCTGAGGAACATGAG GGTCTGCATTACCACTATTTTGAGCTGGGGAAGAACGCAGACCCTGAACGGGAGACCGACCTCCGTTTCCAGAGCGCCTTCACTGTCCACCCTGTGCTGGATCCCCTCCAGATGTACCGGCTGCACAAGTACTTTGCACAGGTGGAGCTTGAGAGAACCTATCAGGagatccagcagctccag ATGGAGATCCAGAACGCCAGCAGCCTGTCTGTGGACGGGGACCACATCGCCACATGGCCCATTGGCATCCCGCCCCCATTCCAGCCCAAAACTCGCTTTGAGGTGCTGCGCTGGGACTACTTCACAGAGGAGCAGGTCTATGCCTGTGTGGATGGCTCCCCCAAGTGTGAGTTGCATGGTGCAGATCTGGCAGATGTGGCTGATGTGGTGGCCACGGCCATGGAGGAGCTGAACCGCAAGTACCAGCCAGTGCTCCACATCCGCAAGCAGCAGCTGGTGAATGGCTACCGGCGCTTTGACCCCACACGTGGCATGGAGTACACGCTGGACCTTCAGGTGGAGGTGGTCACCCAGAAAGGGCACAGCCGCTCCGTCACTAAGCGAGTGCACCTGGTGCGGCCCCTCAGCGAGGTGGAGATCATCCCCATGCCCTATGTGACAGAGGCCAGTCGCATCAATGTCATCCTGCCACTGACAGCCCATGACCGGGACTACGCCGCCCGCTTTCTGGAGGCTTATGCGGCAGCCGCTTTTGAGAGCAGTGAGAATGCAGTGCTCACCTTCCTCTTCATCTATGACCCCTTTGAGGCCCAGCAGGTCACCCAGAATGATATCTTTGCCTCTGTGAAGTCCCAGATCACCGAGTATGAGCGCAAGTATGCAGAGGTAAAGATCCCTTGGATCAGTGTTAAGACAGATGCACCCTCCCAAATCAAGGTCATGGACATTATCTCCAAGAAGCACCCTGTGGACACgcttttctttgtggctggtGTGGGGACAGAGGTCACCGTTGACTTCCTTAACCGCTGCCGGATGAACACCATAAACAACTGGCAGGTTTTCTTCCCCATCCACTTCCAGGGCTACAACCCAGCCATTGCTTACCACAACCAGGTGCCACCCACCACACTGGACCTGCTGAGGGACATGGGGCGCTTTGACCGTGACGTCTTCCATGAAGCCTGCTTCTACAACGCTGACTACATGGCAGCACGCACCCGCATGGCAGGGGACGTGCAGGAGAATGAGGACATCCTGGAGACCCTGGACATCTACGACATGTTCATCAAGTACTCCAACCTCCATGTCTTCCGGGCTGTggagcctgccctgctgcagcactaCCGGCACCAGGCCTGCAACCCCCGGCTCAGCGAGGACATCTACCACCGCTGTGTGCAAAGCAGCCTGGAGGGCGTAGGCTCTCGCTCCCAGCTGGCCATGGTCCTTTTTGAGCAGGAGCAAGGGAACAGCACCTGA
- the ASIC4 gene encoding acid-sensing ion channel 4 isoform X5, which translates to MPLPLACCQDREVLTRPQDSSAPQLVVGILRATRIPGLHYMCTRPQSRLRRLLWSLAFLASAGLLATGTADRLHHLLSRPVHTRARLAWAPQLRFPAVTFCNPNRARFLHLTKPDLYSVGEWLGLAWENHSLVPEMLAVLGEDQRAWLTRLANYSRFLPPRRSERTMQSFFHRLGHQIEDMLVECRFQGERCGPQHFTPVYTRYDETSFEAGIRVQIHSQDEPPYIHQLGFGVSPGFQTFVSCQEQRLTYLPQPWGNCRASMQGEQLLPGYDTYSIAACRLQCEKEAVVQSCHCRMVHMPGNESICSPNVYIECADHTLDAAVEDSQERCSCPTPCNLTRYGKEISMVRIPNKGSARYLARKYNKNETYIRENFLVLDIFFEALNYEAIEQKKAYDLAGLLGDIGGQMGLFIGASILTILEILDYIYEVIRDKVSRVLRRSKPPLKKPSGSIATLGLEEMKDQSPCETLGRHVEGAYNAGILPNHHHRHHYPHQGVFEDFAC; encoded by the exons ATGCCGCTGCCCCTTGCCTGCTGCCAGGACAGGGAAGTTCTGACACGACCCCAGGACAGCAGCGCGCCCCAGCTTGTTGTCGGCATCCTGCGAGCCACCAGGATCCCCGGGCTGCACTACATGTGTACCCGGCCACAGTCCCGCCTGCGCCGCCTGCTCTGGAGCCTGGCGTTCCTGGCCTCTGCCGGGCTGCTGGCCACCGGCACCGCCGACCGCCTGCACCACCTGCTCTCGCGCCCCGTGCACACCCGTGCACGCCTCGCCTGGGCACCCCAGCTCCGCTTCCCAGCTGTCACCTTCTGCAACCCCAACCGGGCACGCTTCCTGCACCTTACCAAGCCCGACCTTTACTCGGTGGGAGAGTGGCTGGGGCTGGCCTGGGAGAACCACTCGCTGGTGCCCGAGATGCTGGCCGTGCTGGGGGAGGACCAGCGTGCCTGGCTGACACGTCTGGCCAACTACTCGCGCTTCTTGCCACCCCGCCGCTCCGAGCGCACCATGCAGAGCTTCTTTCACCGCCTGGGCCACCAGATCGAGGACATGCTGGTGGAGTGTCGCTTTCAGGGAGAGCGCTGCGGCCCCCAGCACTTCACTCCT GTCTACACACGTTACG ATGAGACATCATTTGAAGCTGGCATCCGGGTCCAGATCCACAGCCAGGACGAGCCACCCTATATCCATCAGCTGGGCTTTGGTGTCTCGCCTGGCTTCCAGACCTTTgtgtcctgccaggagcagcgG CTCACCTACCTGCCACAGCCGTGGGGGAACTGCCGGGCCAGCATGCagggggagcagctgctgcctggctaTGACACCTACAGCATCGCTGCCTGCCGCCTCCAGTGTGAGAAGGAGGCTGTGGTGCAGAGCTGCCACTGCCGCATGGTCCATATGCCAG GCAACGAGTCCATCTGCTCCCCTAACGTGTACATCGAGTGTGCTGACCACACGCTGG ACGCAGCAGTGGAGGACAGCCAGGAGCGCTGCAGCTGCCCCACACCGTGCAACCTGACACGCTATGGCAAGGAGATCTCCATGGTCCGCATCCCCAACAAGGGCTCAGCACGTTACCTCGCCCGCAAGTACAACAAGAATGAGACCTACATTCG GGAGAACTTCCTGGTGCTGGACATCTTCTTTGAGGCGCTCAACTATGAAGCCATTGAGCAGAAGAAAGCCTATGATCTTGCTGGGCTTCTTG gggACATCGGGGGGCAGATGGGGCTGTTCATCGGTGCCAGCATCCTCACCATCTTGGAGATCCTGGACTACATCTATGAG GTGATCCGAGATAAGGTGAGCCGGGTTCTGCGCCGCTCCAAGCCACCTCTGAAGAAGCCCTCGGGCAGCATCGCCACACTGGGATTGGAGGAGATGAAGGACCAG AGCCCCTGTGAGACACTGGGTCGGCACGTGGAGGGCGCCTACAACGCGGGCATCCTGCCCAACCACCACCACCGCCACCACTACCCTCACCAGGGAGTCTTCGAGGACTTCGCCTGCTAG
- the ASIC4 gene encoding acid-sensing ion channel 4 isoform X4 — MPLPLACCQDREVLTRPQDSSAPQLVVGILRATRIPGLHYMCTRPQSRLRRLLWSLAFLASAGLLATGTADRLHHLLSRPVHTRARLAWAPQLRFPAVTFCNPNRARFLHLTKPDLYSVGEWLGLAWENHSLVPEMLAVLGEDQRAWLTRLANYSRFLPPRRSERTMQSFFHRLGHQIEDMLVECRFQGERCGPQHFTPVYTRYGKCYTFNGDRRNPRVTRQGGMGNGLEIMLDIQQEEYLPIWRETNETSFEAGIRVQIHSQDEPPYIHQLGFGVSPGFQTFVSCQEQRLTYLPQPWGNCRASMQGEQLLPGYDTYSIAACRLQCEKEAVVQSCHCRMVHMPGNESICSPNVYIECADHTLDAAVEDSQERCSCPTPCNLTRYGKEISMVRIPNKGSARYLARKYNKNETYIRENFLVLDIFFEALNYEAIEQKKAYDLAGLLGDIGGQMGLFIGASILTILEILDYIYESPCETLGRHVEGAYNAGILPNHHHRHHYPHQGVFEDFAC, encoded by the exons ATGCCGCTGCCCCTTGCCTGCTGCCAGGACAGGGAAGTTCTGACACGACCCCAGGACAGCAGCGCGCCCCAGCTTGTTGTCGGCATCCTGCGAGCCACCAGGATCCCCGGGCTGCACTACATGTGTACCCGGCCACAGTCCCGCCTGCGCCGCCTGCTCTGGAGCCTGGCGTTCCTGGCCTCTGCCGGGCTGCTGGCCACCGGCACCGCCGACCGCCTGCACCACCTGCTCTCGCGCCCCGTGCACACCCGTGCACGCCTCGCCTGGGCACCCCAGCTCCGCTTCCCAGCTGTCACCTTCTGCAACCCCAACCGGGCACGCTTCCTGCACCTTACCAAGCCCGACCTTTACTCGGTGGGAGAGTGGCTGGGGCTGGCCTGGGAGAACCACTCGCTGGTGCCCGAGATGCTGGCCGTGCTGGGGGAGGACCAGCGTGCCTGGCTGACACGTCTGGCCAACTACTCGCGCTTCTTGCCACCCCGCCGCTCCGAGCGCACCATGCAGAGCTTCTTTCACCGCCTGGGCCACCAGATCGAGGACATGCTGGTGGAGTGTCGCTTTCAGGGAGAGCGCTGCGGCCCCCAGCACTTCACTCCT GTCTACACACGTTACGGTAAGTGCTACACCTTCAATGGGGATCGGAGGAATCCACGTGTGACCCGCCAAGGTGGCATGGGCAACGGGCTGGAGATCATGCTGGACATCCAGCAGGAAGAGTACCTGCCCATCTGGAGAGAGACCA ATGAGACATCATTTGAAGCTGGCATCCGGGTCCAGATCCACAGCCAGGACGAGCCACCCTATATCCATCAGCTGGGCTTTGGTGTCTCGCCTGGCTTCCAGACCTTTgtgtcctgccaggagcagcgG CTCACCTACCTGCCACAGCCGTGGGGGAACTGCCGGGCCAGCATGCagggggagcagctgctgcctggctaTGACACCTACAGCATCGCTGCCTGCCGCCTCCAGTGTGAGAAGGAGGCTGTGGTGCAGAGCTGCCACTGCCGCATGGTCCATATGCCAG GCAACGAGTCCATCTGCTCCCCTAACGTGTACATCGAGTGTGCTGACCACACGCTGG ACGCAGCAGTGGAGGACAGCCAGGAGCGCTGCAGCTGCCCCACACCGTGCAACCTGACACGCTATGGCAAGGAGATCTCCATGGTCCGCATCCCCAACAAGGGCTCAGCACGTTACCTCGCCCGCAAGTACAACAAGAATGAGACCTACATTCG GGAGAACTTCCTGGTGCTGGACATCTTCTTTGAGGCGCTCAACTATGAAGCCATTGAGCAGAAGAAAGCCTATGATCTTGCTGGGCTTCTTG gggACATCGGGGGGCAGATGGGGCTGTTCATCGGTGCCAGCATCCTCACCATCTTGGAGATCCTGGACTACATCTATGAG AGCCCCTGTGAGACACTGGGTCGGCACGTGGAGGGCGCCTACAACGCGGGCATCCTGCCCAACCACCACCACCGCCACCACTACCCTCACCAGGGAGTCTTCGAGGACTTCGCCTGCTAG
- the ASIC4 gene encoding acid-sensing ion channel 4 isoform X2, whose translation MPLPLACCQDREVLTRPQDSSAPQLVVGILRATRIPGLHYMCTRPQSRLRRLLWSLAFLASAGLLATGTADRLHHLLSRPVHTRARLAWAPQLRFPAVTFCNPNRARFLHLTKPDLYSVGEWLGLAWENHSLVPEMLAVLGEDQRAWLTRLANYSRFLPPRRSERTMQSFFHRLGHQIEDMLVECRFQGERCGPQHFTPVYTRYGKCYTFNGDRRNPRVTRQGGMGNGLEIMLDIQQEEYLPIWRETNETSFEAGIRVQIHSQDEPPYIHQLGFGVSPGFQTFVSCQEQRLTYLPQPWGNCRASMQGEQLLPGYDTYSIAACRLQCEKEAVVQSCHCRMVHMPGNESICSPNVYIECADHTLDAAVEDSQERCSCPTPCNLTRYGKEISMVRIPNKGSARYLARKYNKNETYIRENFLVLDIFFEALNYEAIEQKKAYDLAGLLGDIGGQMGLFIGASILTILEILDYIYEVIRDKVSRVLRRSKPPLKKPSGSIATLGLEEMKDQSPCETLGRHVEGAYNAGILPNHHHRHHYPHQGVFEDFAC comes from the exons ATGCCGCTGCCCCTTGCCTGCTGCCAGGACAGGGAAGTTCTGACACGACCCCAGGACAGCAGCGCGCCCCAGCTTGTTGTCGGCATCCTGCGAGCCACCAGGATCCCCGGGCTGCACTACATGTGTACCCGGCCACAGTCCCGCCTGCGCCGCCTGCTCTGGAGCCTGGCGTTCCTGGCCTCTGCCGGGCTGCTGGCCACCGGCACCGCCGACCGCCTGCACCACCTGCTCTCGCGCCCCGTGCACACCCGTGCACGCCTCGCCTGGGCACCCCAGCTCCGCTTCCCAGCTGTCACCTTCTGCAACCCCAACCGGGCACGCTTCCTGCACCTTACCAAGCCCGACCTTTACTCGGTGGGAGAGTGGCTGGGGCTGGCCTGGGAGAACCACTCGCTGGTGCCCGAGATGCTGGCCGTGCTGGGGGAGGACCAGCGTGCCTGGCTGACACGTCTGGCCAACTACTCGCGCTTCTTGCCACCCCGCCGCTCCGAGCGCACCATGCAGAGCTTCTTTCACCGCCTGGGCCACCAGATCGAGGACATGCTGGTGGAGTGTCGCTTTCAGGGAGAGCGCTGCGGCCCCCAGCACTTCACTCCT GTCTACACACGTTACGGTAAGTGCTACACCTTCAATGGGGATCGGAGGAATCCACGTGTGACCCGCCAAGGTGGCATGGGCAACGGGCTGGAGATCATGCTGGACATCCAGCAGGAAGAGTACCTGCCCATCTGGAGAGAGACCA ATGAGACATCATTTGAAGCTGGCATCCGGGTCCAGATCCACAGCCAGGACGAGCCACCCTATATCCATCAGCTGGGCTTTGGTGTCTCGCCTGGCTTCCAGACCTTTgtgtcctgccaggagcagcgG CTCACCTACCTGCCACAGCCGTGGGGGAACTGCCGGGCCAGCATGCagggggagcagctgctgcctggctaTGACACCTACAGCATCGCTGCCTGCCGCCTCCAGTGTGAGAAGGAGGCTGTGGTGCAGAGCTGCCACTGCCGCATGGTCCATATGCCAG GCAACGAGTCCATCTGCTCCCCTAACGTGTACATCGAGTGTGCTGACCACACGCTGG ACGCAGCAGTGGAGGACAGCCAGGAGCGCTGCAGCTGCCCCACACCGTGCAACCTGACACGCTATGGCAAGGAGATCTCCATGGTCCGCATCCCCAACAAGGGCTCAGCACGTTACCTCGCCCGCAAGTACAACAAGAATGAGACCTACATTCG GGAGAACTTCCTGGTGCTGGACATCTTCTTTGAGGCGCTCAACTATGAAGCCATTGAGCAGAAGAAAGCCTATGATCTTGCTGGGCTTCTTG gggACATCGGGGGGCAGATGGGGCTGTTCATCGGTGCCAGCATCCTCACCATCTTGGAGATCCTGGACTACATCTATGAG GTGATCCGAGATAAGGTGAGCCGGGTTCTGCGCCGCTCCAAGCCACCTCTGAAGAAGCCCTCGGGCAGCATCGCCACACTGGGATTGGAGGAGATGAAGGACCAG AGCCCCTGTGAGACACTGGGTCGGCACGTGGAGGGCGCCTACAACGCGGGCATCCTGCCCAACCACCACCACCGCCACCACTACCCTCACCAGGGAGTCTTCGAGGACTTCGCCTGCTAG